From Eriocheir sinensis breed Jianghai 21 chromosome 37, ASM2467909v1, whole genome shotgun sequence, one genomic window encodes:
- the LOC127008450 gene encoding uncharacterized protein LOC127008450, translating into MLGSVFVLFLLVTTYVGQSQGLRQYPADFEHLQLPSSFPSDLLLFIAVPVQRPWELREAEGGKVLVEAVQVVDEGRAAIPGDEGIAVQRLRDGTNVSFRTSSLSESFLADGDLPRAVFNLQVPFVIPLELDFMYTPESTPLKMCSVDLRTWRENSITHIMNQLGLPDVPKWNRGPVREKVRLIKDIMASRTHEDLHNNSEATVDLLQYVCWALSLAEVLYHDFLGNSPLRGPQYQTLRAEGVDTYRLLQNRIALLHQAFQDLNVSTSMSDELDNVKNKVTSSLDKLSS; encoded by the exons ATGTTGGGGTCCGTCTTCGTGTTGTTCCTGCTGGTTACAACATATGTGGGGCAG TCCCAGGGCTTACGACAGTACCCAGCCGACTTTGAGCACCTGCAGCTgccgtcctccttcccctccgaCCTGCTCCTCTTCATCGCCGTTCCCGTACAGCGTCCATGGGAGCTGCGGGAGGCGGAGGGCGGCAAGGTGTTGGTGGAGGCGGTGCAGGTGGTGGACGAAGGGAGGGCGGCCATACCTGGTGACGAGGGAATAGCCGTTCAGAGACTACGAGACGGGACGAACGTGTCTTTCAGAacgag TTCGCTCAGTGAGTCATTTCTGGCGGACGGAGACCTCCCTCGGGCCGTCTTCAACCTCCAAGTGCCGTTCGTGATACCCCTCGAGCTCGACTTCATGTACACCCCCGAGAGTACCCCCCTCAAGATGTGCTCCGTGGACCTGCGCACTTGGCGGGAGAACTCCATCACCCACATCATGAACCAGCTTGGCCTGCcgg ACGTGCCGAAGTGGAATCGCGGGCCAGTGAGGGAGAAGGTGAGGCTGATCAAGGACATAATGGCCTCCAGAACCCACGAAGACTTGCATAACAACTCGGAGGCGACAGTTGACCTTTTGCAGTACGTGTGTTGGGCCCTGAGTCTGGCGGAGGTCCTCTACCACGACTTCTTGGGGAATAGCCCCTTG AGGGGGCCACAGTACCAGACCTTGCGGGCAGAGGGCGTGGACACCTACCGCCTTTTACAGAACAGAATTGCCTTACTGCACCAGGCTTTCCAGGACCTCAACGTCTCCACCTCGATGTCAGATGAG CTGGACAACGTGAAAAACAAAGTCACCTCGTCTCTGGATAAACTGTCTTCCTAA
- the LOC127008306 gene encoding translation initiation factor IF-2, mitochondrial-like, whose protein sequence is MLRRCLVGGCCLALRAARPSRQGLRGVERLQFQEVRLKVWKAAPCLLCNESQCSAFHTSASVSKKRKEKDAKNAVHVNPKALKLEKPKTRVVSIWKNMTVLELARSLERDLDTVFEIFLYVEGSDSYDHPGAPITNLRVAQEAVKRAGCRFRIEGNPAKEQEHKTKNKDAFRRPPAEEDKLVRRSPVVTIMGHVDHGKTTLLDSLRHTSVVQSEHGGITQHIGAFSVEMESGERVTFLDTPGHAAFRAMRARGAMVTDLVILVVAADDGVMAQTKESLSMAQEANVPIVVAINKIDKPGADVAHTRRMLLNAGIQLEEQGGEVQAVEVSALNGLNLDQLMEAVVTQAELLNLRADPNGAVEGVVVESRTDPGRGKLATCVIQRGTLSRGAVLVAGTAWAKVRNMFDDAGRSIKSAPPSTPVEVIGWRQLPSAGDVVLEVEGERRATEVVEWRQAEQERLKQAEDEAAIQEKLQEHLKQYRAQREEKRKRGIRYKLRQRGPRPKEVIEVSGPPRVSLVLKGDVDGSVEALLDTLDTYYSTECELDVISYGVGDVTSTDVTMAAAFSGIIYTFNVDVPKDIRAQAQKEGVTISEHKVIYHLIDHLKEQISARLPLKEEEEILGEANVLEEFVITEGRKKVPVAGSRCVKGTLKKNALFRVVRGQDNIHEGELSSMRHLKDEVESIARGKECGLRFADEELRFQPGDTLICYKINLVPQRSDWDPGF, encoded by the exons Atgttgag ACGATGCTTGGTGGGGGGATGCTGCCTGGCTCTGAGGGCAGCACGACCGTCCAGGCAAGGATTGCGAGGTGTTGAGCGGCTGCAGTTTCAGGAAGTCAGGTTGAAGGTGTGGAAAGCTGCTCCGTGCCTGCTATGTAATGAGAGTCAGTGCAGTGCCTTCCACACCTCTGCTAGTGtcagtaaaaagaggaaagaaaaagatgcgaAG AATGCGGTACATGTGAACCCCAAAGCCTTGAAGCTGGAGAAACCGAAGACGCGTGTTGTGTCCATCTGGAAGAACATGACCGTGCTTGAGTTGGCCAGGAGTCTTGAGAGGGATTTAG ACACGGTATTCGAGATCTTCCTGTACGTGGAGGGCAGCGACTCCTACGACCACCCCGGGGCACCCATCACCAACCTACGGGTGGCTCAGGAGGCTGTCAAGCGGGCCGGCTGCCGCTTCAGGATTGAGGGAAACCCGGCGAAGGAGCAGGAACACAAGACGAAAAATAAGGATGCCTTCAGGAG GCCACCAGCAGAGGAGGACAAGCTGGTCCGTCGGTCGCCAGTGGTCACCATCATGGGCCACGTGGACCATGGCAAGACCACCCTCCTGGACAGCCTCCGACACACCTCCGTGGTCCAGTCAGAGCATGGCGGCATCACGCAGCACATCGGAGCATTCTCAG tgGAAATGGAGAGCGGGGAGCGGGTCACCTTCCTGGACACCCCCGGCCATGCAGCGTTCAGGGCCATGCGGGCGCGGGGGGCCATGGTGACGGACCTGGTGATCCTGGTGGTGGCGGCCGATGATGGGGTGATGGCCCAGACCAAGGAGTCCCTCAGCATGGCCCAGGAAGCTAATG tGCCTATTGTGGTGGCCATCAACAAGATCGACAAGCCTGGAGCAGATGTG GCCCACACCAGGAGGATGCTGCTGAACGCCGGAATACAGCTGGAGGAGCAAGGGGGCGAGGTGCAGGCAGTGGAGGTGTCAGCGCTGAACGGCCTCAACTTGGATCAGCTGATGGAGGCTGTGGTGACCCAGGCCGAGCTGCTGAACCTTCGTGCCGACCCTAATGGTGCAGTGGAGGGAGTCGTGGTGGAGTCCAGAACAGACCCAGGACGAGGAAAG CTGGCAACATGTGTGATCCAGCGGGGAACTCTCTCCCGTGGGGCCGTCCTGGTGGCTGGTACGGCGTGGGCCAAAGTGAGGAACATGTTTGATGACGCTGGACGCTCCATCAAGTCTGCTCCCCCGTCCACCCCTGTAGAG GTGATTGGGTGGCGCCAGCTGCCCTCCGCCGGGGATgtggtgctggaggtggaggGCGAACGGCGGGCAACggaggtggtggagtggcggCAGGCGGAGCAGGAGCGGCTGAAGCAGGCGGAGGACGAGGCGGCTATCCAGGAGAAGCTACAGGAGCACCTCAAACAGTACCGGGcgcagagggaggagaagaggaagagggggataag ATACAAGCTCCGCCAGAGAGGACCGCGGCCAAAGGAAGTCATCGAGGTGTCTGGGCCGCCTCGGGTGTCGCTGGTGCTCAAGGGGGACGTGGATGGGTCGGTGGAGGCGCTGCTGGACACCCTCGACACCTACTACAGCACCGAGTGTGAGCTGGATGTCATCAGCTATGGGGTCGGGGATGTCACCTCCACGGATGTGACGATGGCTGCTGCTTTCTCGG GCATCATCTACACCTTCAATGTGGACGTGCCCAAAGACATAAGAGCCCAGGCCCAGAAGGAAGGTGTGACCATATCGGAGCACAAGGTCATCTACCACCTCATTGACCACCTCAAGGAACAGATCTCCGCACGGCTGCCcctcaaggaagaggaggaaatacttg GTGAGGCCAACGTCCTGGAGGAGTTCGTCATCACGGAGGGCCGCAAGAAGGTGCCGGTGGCTGGGTCCCGATGTGTGAAGGGCACCCTCAAGAAGAATGCCTTGTTCAGGGTGGTGCGGGGACAGGATAACATTCACGAGG GTGAGCTGTCCTCCATGCGGCACCTGAAGGATGAGGTGGAGAGCATAGCGCGAGGGAAGGAGTGTGGCCTGCGCTTCGCCGATGAAGAGCTCCGGTTCCAGCCCGGCGACACCCTCATCTGTTATAAAATCAATCTCGTTCCTCAGAGAAGTGACTGGGATCCAGGTTTCTAA